The window aaattctataaaaaaaaaattattattgggGGTTTCAAATAAAACTTCATTAACATATATTTAATTCCTTCCCATTGTGGATGGATTAAAAAATAGGTTGGAGaaggaaataaatgaaatattctTTAAAAGCTCTCTCAGACTCGTTTCCATTCCATTTAttccttttaaaatttgaaaacttttctattttctttccattttattcCCTGTCCTTTACTCTAGCAAACAAACAGCAAAAGGCAGAATAAACAAGACTAAATATAAAGCCCAAAAACTTGCaattgtttcttctttcttattaaaaaaccaaatcaaagatGATTTAAGTTTTAAGTACTAAAATGATCAAATCCAACGACAGAGGAGTATAATTATGGTTGTTATCACTACTTTGCTTCAAGAATACAGGatgtgtttcaactttcaagataTGGGATCCTCTATGCATTGTTCGAGTACCAAACTGGCCTACCCCTCTCATCATTGTGATTTATCAACTTCACGAAGGAATCAGTATTAAGGCAATTAGATCACATAGTTTCGAATTTCATCATgtggaaaaagataaaaatggcAATTGAACTAAGAACCTGCTTTGCCATGACTTGAAAACAACAAtacatgatcaaaacagttgttGGTTAATCAATTTGCGTTCAATGCACTTTGAAGCTGAACTtacaatgaaaatgaaaactagaaaagaaaaagtgctAACATGGGACCTTGGGTCCATTAAAATTCTGCCAAACAAAAATAGCCAGTTactcttcaaaaataaaataataaaaagaatgtgaAAGATACCATTTTGGGATTATTGTCAATTTGGTTCACACATTTTGGTAATAATCAATTTGGTCAATGTAATTTTCAACTTAAATGAAGGCTAAATTAATTGCTACTAAAATATAATGACCAAATTCACAATAACTCTAAAATATGAGAatcaaaatagtgtttttacccacaaaaaaaaaaaaaaaaaaaaggaaaaaggaaagaaaacaaaagtgcTAAGTTGGGACCTCTTGTCCATTAAAAAAACTAAGCTGTAACCGTATTAAATAGAATggtaaactattaaaaaaaaaagtttataaatatGACCTTTGAATGAATTATAACTTGTCATTTCTAGACTTTTGATTTGTAAATTTATTCTCTTGACTTTTGATTTGAACAATTAAGTCTCTTGCACGTTAGATTTGTGACAAATTACACATTTTGTTAGtagtttttattaaaatttacagATTTAATCACATTATGTAATAATGACATTTTTGTGGGTTAATAATAAATACTAATTATAATGAAGTATACACtatatgttataaaaaataataatagtgacattttaaaaataattaataaagtggAGGAAACTATACGCACATAGTAAAATGTTTGTCCATACAAAACTAAAGTGCAAGGGAATAATGCTTTGAATCAAAAGTTTAAGAACTGAATTAACATTCACATTGAGGTCGAAGCACAATATTTATCAAAatcccaaaaaggaaaaaagaagagagtgatttggaattttctctttttttgttccaaaaaaaaaaagtttcttccACTTTTTCCTTTAACTCTTTTGtaaagaaatttaattcttcACAATTGTTtaattgacataaaaaaaaaaaaaaaaaaaaaacagatttctCTTAataaatggttttattttatttttttataacataataGGATTTAACATTTGCttataattgttatttattgtaatatcaatattctaattttcttttcttttttggtttttttacaTTTAGATTTAAGCTATGCGTTTTCCTGtttggcattttttatttatttataattctatAATTAGGGGTGAAAAAGTATTCCTATTTTCGTTCTAATAAGTTCTAATAAACAAACACGTTATATATTTaaagtgaaaatattataaacatattatttctcttctcaataataataatatcacaACTAAAATCACAAATTTGTCACACAGTAAATTTTAAGCGGTGAAATTATGGATCTATACGAAGCCGCCGCTCACAACTCGCTTTGTGTGCAAGTTTGCTTAACAGTGGAGgttgcatttttttaaatttatttttctttttgcaaccttaaatgataatttaaaaaaataaaaaaaaaagtgaggccCACAGACCACGGTGCTGGTGACCAATCTCGTGGTAGAGCCGTTTCCTTGTTCTTCGCAATTTACCCCCTCcaactccaaggaaaagaaaagaatatccATCCGGATAACCGCGAACGCTTCTCATTTCAATATTTCATTGCTTCTTGTACCCCACTTTCCGTGTCGGCCCCACTCTTCCCTCTTTCCCACCTCTCCCTCCCATTTCTTCCCATTTCTCCTCTCCCTATAAATACTCACCTAAACCACTCCCCAGAGGTTTGCACCTCTCCCTAACCAAAATCTCCTCTccacaattctctctctctctctctctctagaactTTCATGGAGTCCAACAACAGCAAAAACACAGAGACCATCAAATTCCTTTGCAGTTATGGCGGGAAAATCCTCCCTCGCTACACCGACGGCAAGCTCCGCTACGCCGGCGGCCTCACACGTGTCCTCGCCGTCGATCGCTCCATTTCTTTCAcaggtttgtttgtttgattgattGTCCAATTTCCAGATTCGATTTTTTGTGAACTTGTTTGGTTTTTGTGAATAAGTAATcaatttatgtttgttgttgttACAGAGTTGATGGTGAAGCTCGGAGAGTTCTGTGGCTCATCGGTGAATCTGAGGTGTCAATTGCCGACCGGCGACTTGGAAACCCTAATTTCGATCACGTCCGACGAGGACTTGGCGAATGTTATCGAAGAGTACGATCGCGCTTCGTCGTCGTCGGTGAACAACCGTCCTTTGAAGATCAGAGCGGTGCTTTCGCCGCCGAAATCTCTCAAACAAATCTCTCCTCCTCAAACTCCCCCCGAATCGTTGAGAAACTCTCCTTCCTACCGATTCGCTCCCCGGACTCACTCGCCGCCGGCCGGTTACTCCGTCGGCGCTCGGAATTGCAACCGGAAAACCTATCCGTATAGCTGCCAAGTACAGGAGTATCCTAGGGTGTCGTATTCGTATTGTGGCCCCCACTGCAATTACTGGCACTGAGAACcgaaaagaaccaaaaacaaaaatcgtAGATTGAAGACATGCTTATATATATACCAGTagatgaagaaaaatgaaagaaaaaattgatgattacgaaaaattagtaaaatacagtaactaaaaaaaaaaaaatttgaagagagagtgagaaataGCTGAGttaaatttttgtgatttgggtgtgaatttttttgaagGACTTTGTGTTTTTCAATGGAGGTTCTATTATtcatgaaattcattttttttggtgctaTTCATTTCAATGGGAATGTGTTTGGATTGTTGGCGATGAATTTTCACATCTCACAGTTGGGGTTCCGTTACTCGCCGTCAATTCCGTCTGTTTGTGCCACGTGTGTCGTTTTTACAGAGCTAGACTCACTgacttttttgggtttatttatttatttattttaatttttttatacagtTGTTtgaattgatttgatttgaatttttgaatttaacGGGTTGCGTTTATTTGTGTGATTTTGCAGGTCAAGAAAAATGAGGCATTAGATACCATATATGTGGTTGCGGACGTTTGAAGATTCTGAAGAGTAATATAAAAGGGGAATTGCGTTTGAACTTTCTCTCCAGGAGTAGGCAAGCTTGGTTCTAAAAATAACAGCTGGGGAATGCCTTTTATTTGTGGGaactatataaaattaaaatatcagaATCTTGAACATTTCAAGGAATTGCGACTTAAACGTGCTTAAGAATAGGACAAggtttcatcaaaaaaaaaaaaaaaaaaaaaaagaataggacAAGGAATAGTTATATTAAATCTAACCAAACAATTGATAATTAAGAGTAAACTTATGAGCAGATTGTGATTGGACATTTTAACccgttatttttatttttcttcatcacTCCTGCTCTACCATATATCACAATTCTTATGAGAATTGTCGTAAGAAGCTGTGAAAATGTTTTTGGACCTAGactttttcaataattaaagcCAAATTGCCCAAAGCATATACTCTACCATTGCCTTGGTTTGGCAATTTGGCAAGTTGGAGAGATTTATTAATAATACTAGCTAGCACTATGTTGTGGTACCTTCGAGGGGCTTCGAAAGCCAacttaattttgataaaaacaaataaataaaggaaggaGGCGCCTTAATTTTAGGAGGAGAAGATTGTTGGAATAAACTAATTCCATTTCAAAGATACCCCTTAAGGCTTAAGGCTTGAAACTAAACAAGGAATGAGTCAAAGAGTAAAATGCAAGGAACTGAGGAGTGAGGAAGAACTATTTTTTTCCACACTTGGTTGAATAGGAGGAGTCAAAAAAGTATATTGCAAACCAGAACTTTCCTCCCACTTCTTCTCGAATCAAGACAAGAACTTGTTGGTTGTTTTATACAGGAAAACTTAAGAAAGAATGTGTTTGgttaaatttcattttactattttttttttttcttttcaatttgaaaCGGAAGTGGGAAATGGAACAAACGGTTTTGGCTAACAAACAAAAAGAGGAAGATTATCATACGCTATACCTTCCTCTTGAAAGTGAACAATGTTTCATACTTTCATGTAACTCATGTAACCACTATATACACGTCAAATCTCTTATAATTGGAGTGAGAAACACAAGATGCGGAAATAATTCCTTCCAATCTAATTTTAGGTGatatttactatttaaaattttgagtggCAGATTGTTACTAGCggttattagttaaaaaaaaaaaaaaaaaaagtaatataagtTGTATGTTCAAATTAGAACGGAAAATTCTTAGGTGCTCCCAGTCCCAAAACGCGAAAAAATGGtttaccatgaatttaatgagtggacCCTACTATGAATATGAGAGGAGGAATCACCATTCTTCATGTTTCGAGAGTACTTAAGAATTactaaattagaattagtaacaacttaccatttagaatttgttaagaaaatgttgtggacgtatcatttcttttaaaaaaattttagcgTATTAAGAATCCATATAAAAcatatgaaattaaataaatgtcaACGTGCTTCACATCATATGCTATCatataaaagttgggcttaaaaTTTGTGGTTATACTAAATGGCTGTTGTAGGGGTGTTAGGCCCagcaatcaatatatatatatacatatatatatatatatatatatatatatatatatatatatatatgtatgtatatatatatatatatattgggtcgAAACCCCAATCTGAGGACATGAAGTAGTCCAAGGAGGGGCGAACATAATCAGAGGAGTCCATATTAGTATGTGAAGAAATTAGTTTTGATCATAAGGGCCCATGAGGGTGGTCCGAGGATGAATCCCTCCTCGGTTGAGCAAAGCCGAGGTTCAAGGGGGTGGTCTACCATCTAGGGCAATGTTCTAGGAGATTATGTTAATACGGATAAGCATCACAGAAGCATAAGATAGAGGGAAGTCCTAAAATACCTAAAgagaaagttgctaccaccacattgaataCTATACACCTAACCAACTGGCCGCATGAAGGTGGAGGTGATACCAgaacagtaattttcagccttacaactactacCAGAGACTTCAGGAAAGTGCTGATGAGACAAGGACTAACACCAGCAATATACCCTACACGTGAAGggtaaagaagaaagaaggaaggtagtataaaacaaaaaagaagaccCTGAGGAAAAGGGATcgagaaattaaaagaaaaacactatagcaatcaagaattgaacttgtaatcaaacttgagaagaaatatataagaactgatctcctcaaATTGTGCCAAGGACGATTCTCTTTAGATTAAACCaatttatcttcattttcttgccATCTAGATCCACTTTGCTTGTTGTCTGACTCATTAAAACCCAGTTTTTcaacccatcctctacaaattcattatattgggcTCTTTGAGCCTAAGTTCATCCATCATTTGGGTTTGGGAgccaaattgtgtccttacaactGTCTTCTCTTTGCTACTAATGGTTAAGTACTCATTAATTAGGAAATTTCATTTTAAGTAAAAGTTTATTAGTTcagttttaagaaatttagggtccatttggatacaacttatttttgttgaaaactgaaaactgagagctgaaaactgaaaatattatagcaaaataatttttaaatgtgtaaatagtgtcatgggacctatttttaatgaaaaaatggttgaaaagtgaagtttgtgggacccgtgaaTAGTACACaggtgcactgttcacaggagaATAGTCAAAAGTTgcagcttgaaaaaaaaaaaaaaaaaacgtgatgTAAAACACAGACGCGCAAATAAGTCGGATCCAAACACTCACTCTCCAAGAATTGTTCAATTTAGGtaaatttctatattttaagtcccaaaaatttttaaattatgctCCAACTACCATTctatttcaaaaatttcaagaattgtaaattttgttttaactaTTTTGATCTTCttcataattttgtattttaatataaaaaaaaagttacatattACATTCCATTTTTATGCCAAGTAGCTCAACCTATGTTTgcatttatataatttagtctAAATGAAACTTTAAATTTCAAGTGGCTCACAAATGTTTcgataatatttttaaattataattttcttttacatagaatttttaattaatctgTATATCACATGGGCATACTATTAGCATGactaaaattgaaagaaattttatgttttaaatcaAAGGAGATTTTATCTCCCAACAGATATCTTCTTTTgttaatttaggtttttttttgaacttttgattACATGACTATTCCCCTAATTCATGAGACATCTCATGCATGCATTGGatgtataaaataatttattcgTTTCTCTCACagaatataatgtaaaaattattctagaataatatttctttttattgtagatacccaaaataacattttcagTCAACGTCATTGTATGTTCATCAAAAAGTCAATGTCATTGTATTGTGACATGTCCCACCTTGCGTGTACCAGGAAGCTAGCATAAATGACCAAACTTTCACCTTAACAATCAgccaaaatggaccaaataagCAGAGTGTAATCAATCATTCATAGACGTAATACTGAAGTATTTGAGaggagagaatgagaaattggAGTACTAGATAAAGATTGACCCCGTGTTTGGATGGAGAGAGATAATGTGAGAAAAGAGTAGAAGAGAGTAGAAGAGTAAGTGACCAAAATGTACTAAATTCATTAGTAAATTTTGGTATATTCTAGTCATTTTCCCCTCTTCTCTCCTCTTTCTTCTACTTTCTTTGTTCCAAACACCCTAAAAGGCACACATTGAGTTCAAGCTTATCAATCCAGTTCAAAATAAAGGAAGGTTATAATAACTTTGAATCCCCTATTGAAACTATCCTGATTCCCTTAACAAATATGAAAATGGACTATCTGGAGATCAGCCAACTATTGTACAGCCTTCATGGcaatatttgtttaatttataaagttatGCGACAAATTTCTCTAACAATTTCAATTGGTTTGAGAGTAATCTGGTAAAGATGCTAGACAATTGTAGAGGTAAGTTAAAATTTTCCACTGattattgaaagagaaattcAATAGAAATAATCAGGGAAAAGGGAGATAAAAACACTTGATTTAAGTGCATCTGCCTCTGCACATCTGATTTAAGAGTCTGTGTGAATGCATGGGTGCGTGTATGGGTTGGTGTAACAAAGTATGAAATTGGAAATTTATGTCAACAGTTGTTCTATTTATAAGCTATTAAAAGAGCAAGTCCAGCCTATCCAGAGATGTTCGTATAATACTCAATGACATAGAGTATGCCAACATTTAGAACCTTCcaaaaaaaacaacaagaacAGGGAACAAATACGCAGCATTTTTAACTCGTTTCCTGCTCAAACTCTTCACCCTCAGATTCCTCTGCATTgtcagcatcatcatcatcagcatcATTATCAAAGTCCTCCTTATCATTGTCAACAGTGGTTTTCCCAATCACAATCAGGTTGCTATTAGTCTTCCCAATTTCATTGCACTGCAAAAGGCTCACATATCAAGCTAATAGCAAACCATTTGAAAGAGAAATGGGTGAAAAATCAGCAGCATAAAAACCAAACTGAGTccctaaattattttatgttagaTACTTATGAAAAAAACTACGTTAAATATAAAACATGTTGtgttattattctttttttttttttttttaattttattttattggtaagCTACACATGCATCCAATGGGTCATGAAAGCACGACCTCACCCACCACCTAGCACTTACGAAGGGAGGAGGTGCTAGTTGAGTTAGATCTCATTGGCATATTGTGTTATTTACAGGAACATATTTATGATCATTTGAAACTCCCTTGTTATGCATAGCTAACCCTAACATATAGAAAAATTACCTGCCTGACTGCCCTTAAGATAGCTTCAATGGCAAGGCGTTCATTCAACTTTTTTATGCCCGGTGGGGTGCAATTAGGACTTAAAATCATATGCCCACATCTTCCTTCAAATTGTAATCAGACATAAAATGTTTGGATTATAAATTGTGACTACCCTGACTAATATCCTAAATCTAAAATCAAGGTGGGGAAGAGAAACCTTTTTAGAGATAGAAAGAGATGGATTGATATCGTGAAGTGATTATTCCTTCACAGTTACTGAGAAACAAAACGTCCCAACTATGACTATGACATAACTTCAAATAACTACAACCTCAGTATAACAACTTAACCAAGGAACCAAGTACGAATGGCGCTAATAAAGACAGTCTTGGCAGATAAACCACATTCACTGATTTCTTGCACTATCCTTCAAAAAATCCTAGCATTGACagcaatttctttttcaaattcacACCCTTTCTCATAGCATGAAAAAGCAGAAAATCTTCTTAACAGCTCAGCCAAATCCTATCCCTGACACTCCAAGATCAGAACATAGAATAACTTTTTATAGCACTTATGTAACATAAAATCAACTCAAACACTAGCTTCCCCTGAAAAAGAA of the Quercus robur chromosome 10, dhQueRobu3.1, whole genome shotgun sequence genome contains:
- the LOC126702835 gene encoding uncharacterized protein LOC126702835 — protein: MESNNSKNTETIKFLCSYGGKILPRYTDGKLRYAGGLTRVLAVDRSISFTELMVKLGEFCGSSVNLRCQLPTGDLETLISITSDEDLANVIEEYDRASSSSVNNRPLKIRAVLSPPKSLKQISPPQTPPESLRNSPSYRFAPRTHSPPAGYSVGARNCNRKTYPYSCQVQEYPRVSYSYCGPHCNYWH
- the LOC126703031 gene encoding uncharacterized protein LOC126703031; the protein is MLQFPAFMTQYPWSTRTIPTSFLLPSQWPQPHSEELLLATEESDYEEKCNEIGKTNSNLIVIGKTTVDNDKEDFDNDADDDDADNAEESEGEEFEQETS